One genomic region from Pogoniulus pusillus isolate bPogPus1 chromosome 40, bPogPus1.pri, whole genome shotgun sequence encodes:
- the TBX21 gene encoding LOW QUALITY PROTEIN: T-box transcription factor TBX21 (The sequence of the model RefSeq protein was modified relative to this genomic sequence to represent the inferred CDS: deleted 1 base in 1 codon) codes for MGALELGTGTPSPAVPMLTGTSSFAKEPPGPRDAAAAAAAAYYGDGGGPEPGAPPPLPYGTPGAFGGRFLGPCPPYRAPPPPAAPVEGYAVEGYAGAELYGGADGAYTQPGAAPLCPRSGPLCALPGYRAAGKVQVMLNNYPLWAKFHKHQTEMIITKQGRRMFPFLSFNLSGLNPVAHYNVCVDVVLVDQHHWRYQGGKWVQCGKAEGNMPGNRLYLHPDSPNTGAHWMRQEVSFGKLKLTNNKGASNNVGQMIVLQSLHKYQPRLHVTEVKEGEGEEPCPSPHTHTFAFPETQFIAVTAYQNADITQLKIDHNPFAKGFRDNFDSMYSASEGDRLTPSPPEVPGCQQLLPAPRFQPFLPEQYPLPPGRFFGGERGGPLPLPPKDPPRWFFTPQQPPTADYSSYETGYGGGKLVPYGVKPFALPPAPHPPLPYYPEGPAGGFGGVGGGWNPGQYGPKTSPGGALGWYREPREDKGKEVEGWPPPEPPTAASGDSSDSGLYECKRRRVSPYPSSTESSPPAPRNGDPYDKDLGVDVGYYGFYGN; via the exons ATGGGAGCGCTGGAGCTGGGCACCGGAACCCCCAGCCCCGCCGTCCCCATGCTCACCGGCACCTCCAGCTTCGCCAAGGAGCCACCGGGTCCACGGgacgctgctgccgccgccgccgccgcttaCTACGGTGATGGGGGAGGACCGGAGCCTGGAGCTCCCCCTCCGCTACCTTACGGTACTCCCGGCGCTTTCGGTGGCCGGTTCCTGGGACCGTGTCCGCCTTACCGGGCACCGCCACCTCCCGCCGCCCCGGTCGAGGGTTACGCGGTGGAAGGTTACGCGGGTGCGGAGCTTTACGGGGGTGCGGACGGTGCTTACACCCAACCCGGGGCTGCCCCGTTGTGCCCCCGCTCCGGTCcgctctgtgccctgcccggTTACCGGGCAGCCGGGAAGGTGCAGGTGATGCTCAACAACTACCCGCTCTGGGCCAAGTTCCACAAGCACCAGACCGAGATGATCATCACCAAACAGGGCAG gcGCATGTTCCCGTTCCTCAGTTTCAACCTCTCAGGGCTCAACCCCGTGGCCCACTACAACGTCTGCGTGGACGTGGTGCTGGTGGACCAGCATCACTGGCGCTACCAGGGTGGCAAGTGGGTGCAGTGTGGCAAAGCAGAGGGCAACATGCCAG GGAACCGCCTCTACCTGCACCCCGACTCGCCCAACACAGGAGCCCACTGGATGCGGCAGGAGGTCTCCTTTGGCAAGCTGAAGCTCACCAACAACAAGGGGGCATCCAACAACGTGGGCCAG atGATCGTCTTGCAGTCGCTGCACAAGTACCAGCCGCGGCTGCATGTGACAGAGGTGAAGGAGGGGGAGGGCGAGgagccctgcccctccccccacaCCCACACCTTTGCCTTCCCCGAGACCCAGTTCATCGCCGTCACCGCTTACCAGAACGCCGAC ATCACCCAGCTGAAGATCGATCACAATCCCTTCGCCAAGGGCTTCCGGGACAACTTCGACTC GATGTACTCTGCCTCGGAGGGCGACCGCCTGACGCCGTCTCCGCCGGAGGTGCccggctgccagcagctcctgccagctcctcgCTTCCAGCCCTTCCTGCCCGAGCAGTACCCTCTGCCCCCCGGGCGCTTCTTCGGCGGGGAGCGGGGGGGTCCATTGCCCCTGCCCCCCAAGGACCCCCCGCGCTGGTTCTTTaccccccagcagcctcccaccgCAGACTACAGCAGCTACGAGACAGGGTACGGGGGGGGCAAGCTGGTGCCCTACGGCGTGAAACCCTTTGCCCTGccacctgccccccacccccccctgcccTACTACCCCGAGGGGCCTGCAGGGGGGTTCGGGGGTGTAGGGGGGGGCTGGAACCCTGGGCAATACGGTCCCAAAACCAGCCCtgggggggctctgggctggtaCCGGGAGCCCCGGGAGGACAaggggaaggaggtggagggCTGGCCC CCCCCCGAGCCCCCCACCGCCGCCTCGGGGGACTCCTCCGACTCGGGGCTGTACGAGTGCAAGCGGAGGAGAGTGTCCCCCTACCCCTCCAGCACCGAGagctccccccccgccccccgaaATGGGGACCCCTACGACAAGGACCTGGGGGTCGATGTGGGCTACTATGGCTTCTATGGCAACTGA